A stretch of Myxococcus virescens DNA encodes these proteins:
- a CDS encoding aromatic alcohol reductase, whose protein sequence is MDADITHVLLVGGTGRFGGRLASALLARPGIHLHVLVRPGARSDAMVSLAEHGVTLVSGTLDDMRSLDTALEGVDAVVSAVSGPPEVQVEGQLRLLDSARRHGVIRFIPSDYSLDYTDADAGDAFMDAHRRVADAVVKSGVPYSFVLCGAFMETALSPQAQVFDFERGVVSYWGTGDEPFDVTAMTDAARWVAEVVVDPHAAGRRLEFVGDVATVNDVAALYEALTGQRLRRLCRGSVEDLRRQLVRARPEGVSVQVSSAQLSLLSQLAGKGRLHEPANAEYPRLRPMTLRDFLEARWRVSASTRATLPLASQP, encoded by the coding sequence ATGGACGCCGACATCACGCATGTCCTGCTGGTCGGAGGTACGGGGCGTTTTGGCGGCAGGTTGGCGTCGGCACTGCTGGCGCGCCCCGGCATCCACCTCCACGTGTTGGTACGTCCGGGCGCGCGCAGCGACGCGATGGTGAGCCTGGCGGAGCATGGGGTGACGTTGGTGAGCGGGACGCTGGATGACATGCGCTCGCTCGATACGGCCTTGGAGGGCGTGGACGCGGTGGTCTCCGCCGTGAGCGGGCCACCCGAAGTTCAAGTGGAAGGGCAGCTCCGGTTGCTGGACTCCGCGCGGCGGCATGGCGTCATCCGCTTCATCCCTTCGGACTACTCACTGGACTACACCGACGCGGATGCGGGTGACGCCTTCATGGATGCGCACCGCCGTGTCGCGGACGCCGTGGTGAAGAGTGGCGTGCCGTACAGCTTCGTCCTGTGCGGCGCGTTCATGGAGACGGCGCTGTCGCCGCAGGCGCAGGTGTTCGACTTCGAGCGCGGCGTTGTCTCGTACTGGGGCACGGGAGACGAGCCCTTCGACGTCACCGCGATGACGGATGCGGCGCGATGGGTGGCGGAGGTGGTGGTGGATCCTCACGCCGCGGGCCGGCGGTTGGAGTTCGTGGGGGACGTGGCGACGGTGAATGACGTGGCCGCCCTGTACGAAGCGCTGACCGGTCAGCGCCTTCGCCGCCTGTGCAGGGGAAGTGTGGAGGACCTTCGCCGGCAACTCGTGCGTGCGCGGCCCGAAGGCGTGTCCGTCCAGGTGTCTTCCGCGCAGCTGAGTCTGCTCTCGCAGCTTGCGGGGAAGGGGAGACTGCACGAGCCGGCAAATGCCGAGTACCCGCGGCTCCGGCCCATGACGCTGCGCGACTTCCTTGAAGCACGGTGGAGGGTGTCGGCCTCCACGCGGGCGACGTTGCCACTCGCTTCACAGCCGTAG